ttttttctttttttttttattattttttttttgtgttcagtacctagcattgctattataatgctgtattacattgtattagctattatttgtgttggggtgcgtgcgacgaattttcaacatggtcgcttgcgtgtatcgtttgtttaatgtcaacagtagcgtgttgttgaaatagttaatttgttaatcattatagtttattttgtagtgtttctgtaatattgtttgtgtttcatggtattgtgtgtgtcaataccgtgtgctaccttaatgcgatagcatagattgtgttgttttcgaatttcgatagtcattgttttgattatacgtgactcgcatttatataaatcttgtttaatttagttaatgttttttttctttttttttgtgtgtattgtgttaccagatattttgtgtaacgtaactttattcctttgcaccgagttcagtcatgttgttaatatttagttagtccatcttgattaatttctaacttattcctgtgtttattaacctttcttattttccctattaatttattattgcatgtacttgctatttgctattattttgtgtatgatatgagttagttcccttattagtgattaaaacctacttgttagattaacattgtctgtaattcttcagattctactcttccgatgctgcatcacttacctagatcattcccacaacatcacctgattcttcgatatgccttggatacttactatggttgtcttcaatcgtcttatatctgtggccataaaggtactgtttagtttatttagtttaatatgtgtataatgcattgtgtgtgcgaccgctattgtgtattacaaaatccacttctacatgttagatataataatataacaatactacgtagattaatacataataagatatccttttactttcaattaatctatcttaattattttctaaccactttctacacttatcagctattttatttcttcttgttaatctgcgacagtCATGCATGTACatttccttgtatggtgattaattgttcacgaggtaagttgcacttccactgttttagttattcgttgaactaacacgttttacattcaaacagtaatcggagcatttgtaataaacttctttttctttccaggtttccgccatctgtgttgttcgacgaacagtgccatgcttccatagtattgttataacatttagtactgttgtattttgcattaaggcagttgaagttaatttgttcatttatttttcagctggctgttgtacatggtgtttcgcaaaccgagatccataacctcttttgcacgtaaaccttctcgtatgatgattacttgttcacaaggtaactttcactttcactcttttaattatttattgaatcaacacgttctatattcaaacaataattagagtacatataataatttttccttttctcttttaggtgttcgatatctgtattattcgacggacagcactacaacatacactaccgcactacgttgcccactgaaatcactttattcattgcttatttcggttatgcgctagttctagcttgtttaagtgcactgttcgcggaatcccttttacttcaatcttgacgttctggttctgcaagatttctagcaccttgtatggtccagtatattgatcggagaattttcctttactaggttcttttagtagatatatcgaatctcctgttttaaaatcttgagggttaattcgtcgatcgttagtcttagtttggattttatcaaattttctcttgccatccgttgtacagtgttaattttttcgaacagatcttcgaggtattctgcgcatgttggttccgtgttctcttcgattgttacttcaccaataggttctctggctagatgtccgaaactaatttgtgcggggagaatttcgttcctttccttcattttagtttttattttgcgccaagacacaggtttactgacattgatccaattatccaattgcttgctaatagcatttaagatacaaatttttgagagtgccgcagccatattaacccaaaaatattttgtatatagtatagtgtgataccatccatattttcctgggggaatcataagatcagcactacttactatgttacctacgtcaaatattagatgtagtaaccaataaagtatttttaatccaattataatccaatggctagcatatttattcaagtttttatatatatcttcgactggtgattccctgttttctcccttttgatttctttgagctcgttgaacttgcgtttcttcagcttgaaaatgtttagaatccttttccttagttacccttttttcttcttcatttattttattcgcagcacctttatttttctctaccttttcaggatgaatagttttactggaagtgcttattataattaaattattatttatttgtatggaacgtttaggaatatttttggtagatttggaattattctttgaatttttattacaaacctttttgcttatagattctgttttggatttagggatagctatatttttattttctatagtgtgatcttccttgcaatttaatgatttggctttgagttcgataaagtttccttctgatggttttatagaagtttttgagtgagatgcactcgctatctcttttcctattatggttgaaacattcacgaaattcgtggagtcttgcttttgtatctttgccaagtcgaacgtggagaggcgatttgcacttcccagcgggtccaatatctctgtgatgttaggcagtggataagcattgcctgtcgtctcgtcgttcaatttcctagtttctgctttgtctgaaagttctttggcactaacattatttatcttgtttggtaactcagaaaatttctcactcatgatcctgtctatggcaccgtgcgtccttttattatttaacgtgacattatcccttatcacagcaacggaatggtgtttgcattgaaaagttgattggttgaaatgatcagcatctctcttttgatttagatctctatcgaggtatttatttatgcgtttttcttcccaagttattgctcttgtttctttcctgacattttcttctattcccgggttgtttagatgtttctgcgacggcggtacaaatctccagtcctggcggttgtttacagtatagatactattgtatggtggatgagcgttgttttggttataattatccgaaggtgtcggacgttggtatcgaattctattgttcacttgttttaattctcgtgttgctttcacggcttagcggtacgcatcgtccaaggattggtatcctgctatctttactcgtaaatacacctcgtttgggagccccttaacgaaagcttccctcgtgtctcgatctatcctatcttgaaatacggtgccgtactcgtacctttccccgttcattatcgccagcctgagatctttgacgcgttctatgtagtccaaaatatcttctcccggtcgttgaaatattgtagctaattcccctttatattcgttaaccgtttttcccggaccgaacatatcttttaatttattcccgaaatcgtttaaacttattacttctgtgtcttctacggcgagaaacgcgtgtccgcgaagcttattcgttaataattttactaactgagattcttgatgcctaggaaccatgtttcgtgcacgctcgcatgctcttaaaaatcgaaataccgagggtcgatgtccgtcgaacactggtactgtctctattgcatcttttaacttaattgattggggattaacttctatcggtattgtcgcttgggaaattatcggcgatgatacgggtgtcttgatttccttttttattttcagtgaacgcacatcgtcttgtaatttattcattgttgtactcatgtcgcgaaaattcgcatcccatgctttaagtttttccgataacatcaagatcatgcctttgtccaacgattctaatttagtcgacattatttcttaggtatatattttatcgataatcgtgacaactttaatcccttgtggagcgaatcgaaccgtttaaaccaactttaatcctccgtggagcg
The Bombus vancouverensis nearcticus chromosome 6, iyBomVanc1_principal, whole genome shotgun sequence DNA segment above includes these coding regions:
- the LOC143302769 gene encoding uncharacterized protein LOC143302769 isoform X1; this encodes MFFFFFFVCIVLPDILYSTLPMLHHLPRSFPQHHLILRYALDTYYGCLQSSYICGHKGFRHLCCSTNSAMLPYWLLYMVFRKPRSITSFARKPSRMMITCSQGVRYLYYSTDSTTTYTTALRCPLKSLYSLLISVMR
- the LOC143302769 gene encoding uncharacterized protein LOC143302769 isoform X2; translation: MLHHLPRSFPQHHLILRYALDTYYGCLQSSYICGHKGFRHLCCSTNSAMLPYWLLYMVFRKPRSITSFARKPSRMMITCSQGVRYLYYSTDSTTTYTTALRCPLKSLYSLLISVMR